In a genomic window of Sarcophilus harrisii chromosome 4, mSarHar1.11, whole genome shotgun sequence:
- the KCNC4 gene encoding potassium voltage-gated channel subfamily C member 4 isoform X3 gives MISSVCVSSYRGRKSGNKPPSKTCLKEEMAKGEASEKIIINVGGTRHETYRSTLRTLPGTRLAWLADPDGGGRQDQDGGGGRAGSSSSCGGGSEFFFDRHPGVFAYVLNYYRTGKLHCPADVCGPLFEEELTFWGIDETDVEPCCWMTYRQHRDAEEALDIFESPDGGPAAGEEAGEDERELALQRLGPHEGGSGAGPGGAGTCKGWQPRMWALFEDPYSSRAARVVAFASLFFILVSITTFCLETHEAFNIDRNVTEIHRVGNITSVRFRREVETEPILTYIEGVCVLWFTLEFLVRIICCPDTLDFVKNLLNIIDFVAILPFYLEVGLSGLSSKAARDVLGFLRVVRFVRILRIFKLTRHFVGLRVLGHTLRASTNEFLLLIIFLALGVLIFATMIYYAERIGAKPSDPRGNDHTDFKNIPIGFWWAVVTMTTLGYGDMYPKTWSGMLVGALCALAGVLTIAMPVPVIVNNFGMYYSLAMAKQKLPKKRKKHVPRPPQLESPAYCKSEETSPRDSIFSDSSPPVGEEGMVERKRADSKQNGDANVVLSDEEGACLTQPLASAPDERRAMRRSSTRDKNKKAATCFLLSAGDYACADGSVRKETCQDVLSSNYAQAEVLTFS, from the exons ATGATCAGCTCGGTGTGTGTATCCTCCTACCGCGGGCGTAAGTCGGGGAACAAGCCTCCGTCCAAAACATGTCTGAAGGAAGAAATGGCCAAGGGCGAGGCGTCGGAGAAGATCATTATCAACGTGGGCGGCACGCGACATGAGACCTACCGCAGCACCCTGCGGACCCTGCCCGGCACTCGCCTCGCCTGGCTGGCGGACCCCGACGGAGGGGGACGGCAGGATCAGGATGGGGGCGGCGGCCGTGCGGGGAGCAGCAGTAGTTGCGGCGGCGGCAGCGAGTTTTTCTTTGACCGGCACCCGGGCGTCTTTGCCTATGTCCTTAACTACTACCGCACCGGCAAACTGCACTGCCCCGCAGACGTGTGCGGCCCGCTGTTCGAGGAGGAGCTCACCTTCTGGGGCATCGATGAGACCGACGTGGAGCCCTGCTGCTGGATGACCTACCGCCAGCACCGAGATGCCGAGGAGGCGCTGGACATCTTCGAGAGCCCCGACGGCGGCCCCGCAGCCGGGGAGGAGGCCGGAGAGGACGAGCGGGAGCTGGCCCTGCAGAGGCTGGGCCCTCATGAGGGTGGCAGTGGAGCCGGCCCTGGGGGCGCAGGTACCTGCAAAGGATGGCAGCCGCGGATGTGGGCGCTCTTTGAGGATCCCTATTCATCTCGAGCTGCCAGG GTTGTGGCCTTTGCGTCTCTATTTTTTATCCTTGTCTCCATCACCACTTTCTGTCTGGAGACGCATGAGGCCTTCAACATTGACCGCAATGTGACAGAGATCCACCGAGTGGGGAACATCACCAGCGTGCGCTTCCGGAGGGAGGTGGAGACGGAGCCCATCCTGACCTACATCGAGGGGGTCTGCGTCCTTTGGTTCACGCTGGAGTTCCTGGTGCGGATCATCTGCTGTCCAGATACATTGGACTTTGTCAAGAATCTGCTGAACATTATAGACTTTGTGGCCATCCTCCCCTTCTACCTGGAGGTGGGGCTGAGTGGACTCTCCTCCAAGGCAGCCCGGGATGTGCTGGGCTTCTTGCGTGTGGTCCGCTTCGTCCGAATTCTACGCATCTTCAAGCTCACCCGACACTTTGTGGGCCTCCGGGTCTTGGGCCACACTCTCCGCGCCAGCACCAACGAGTTCCTATTGCTGATCATCTTCCTGGCTTTGGGCGTCCTCATCTTCGCCACCATGATCTACTACGCCGAGCGAATCGGGGCCAAGCCGTCCGACCCAAGAGGCAATGACCACACCGACTTCAAGAATATCCCCATTGGCTTCTGGTGGGCTGTGGTCACCATGACGACACTAGGCTATGGAGACATGTACCCCAAGACGTGGTCAGGGATGTTGGTGGGGGCGCTGTGTGCCTTGGCTGGGGTACTCACCATTGCCATGCCTGTCCCTGTCATTGTCAACAACTTTGGCATGTACTACTCCCTTGCCATGGCCAAGCAGAAGCTGcccaagaaaaggaagaagcatGTGCCCCGGCCCCCTCAGCTCGAGTCGCCAGCCTACTGCAAGTCGGAGGAGACATCGCCCCGAGATAGCATCTTCAGTGACTCTAGCCCCCCTGTGGGGGAAGAAGGCATGGTGGAGAGGAAACGGGCAG ATTCCAAACAAAATGGAGATGCAAATGTGGTGCTGTCAGATGAGGAGGGGGCCTGCCTTACCCAGCCCCTGGCCTCGGCCCCTGATGAGCGAAGGGCTATGCGCCGTTCCAGTACCAGGGACAAGAACAAGAAAGCTGCCACCTGTTTTCTGCTCAGTGCTGGAGACTATGCTTGTGCTGATGGCAGTGTCCGAAAAG AGACCTGCCAAGACGTCCTCTCATCCAATTATGCCCAGGCCGAGGTCCTCACCTTCTCTTAA
- the KCNC4 gene encoding potassium voltage-gated channel subfamily C member 4 isoform X4, with protein sequence MISSVCVSSYRGRKSGNKPPSKTCLKEEMAKGEASEKIIINVGGTRHETYRSTLRTLPGTRLAWLADPDGGGRQDQDGGGGRAGSSSSCGGGSEFFFDRHPGVFAYVLNYYRTGKLHCPADVCGPLFEEELTFWGIDETDVEPCCWMTYRQHRDAEEALDIFESPDGGPAAGEEAGEDERELALQRLGPHEGGSGAGPGGAGTCKGWQPRMWALFEDPYSSRAARVVAFASLFFILVSITTFCLETHEAFNIDRNVTEIHRVGNITSVRFRREVETEPILTYIEGVCVLWFTLEFLVRIICCPDTLDFVKNLLNIIDFVAILPFYLEVGLSGLSSKAARDVLGFLRVVRFVRILRIFKLTRHFVGLRVLGHTLRASTNEFLLLIIFLALGVLIFATMIYYAERIGAKPSDPRGNDHTDFKNIPIGFWWAVVTMTTLGYGDMYPKTWSGMLVGALCALAGVLTIAMPVPVIVNNFGMYYSLAMAKQKLPKKRKKHVPRPPQLESPAYCKSEETSPRDSIFSDSSPPVGEEGMVERKRADSKQNGDANVVLSDEEGACLTQPLASAPDERRAMRRSSTRDKNKKAATCFLLSAGDYACADGSVRKV encoded by the exons ATGATCAGCTCGGTGTGTGTATCCTCCTACCGCGGGCGTAAGTCGGGGAACAAGCCTCCGTCCAAAACATGTCTGAAGGAAGAAATGGCCAAGGGCGAGGCGTCGGAGAAGATCATTATCAACGTGGGCGGCACGCGACATGAGACCTACCGCAGCACCCTGCGGACCCTGCCCGGCACTCGCCTCGCCTGGCTGGCGGACCCCGACGGAGGGGGACGGCAGGATCAGGATGGGGGCGGCGGCCGTGCGGGGAGCAGCAGTAGTTGCGGCGGCGGCAGCGAGTTTTTCTTTGACCGGCACCCGGGCGTCTTTGCCTATGTCCTTAACTACTACCGCACCGGCAAACTGCACTGCCCCGCAGACGTGTGCGGCCCGCTGTTCGAGGAGGAGCTCACCTTCTGGGGCATCGATGAGACCGACGTGGAGCCCTGCTGCTGGATGACCTACCGCCAGCACCGAGATGCCGAGGAGGCGCTGGACATCTTCGAGAGCCCCGACGGCGGCCCCGCAGCCGGGGAGGAGGCCGGAGAGGACGAGCGGGAGCTGGCCCTGCAGAGGCTGGGCCCTCATGAGGGTGGCAGTGGAGCCGGCCCTGGGGGCGCAGGTACCTGCAAAGGATGGCAGCCGCGGATGTGGGCGCTCTTTGAGGATCCCTATTCATCTCGAGCTGCCAGG GTTGTGGCCTTTGCGTCTCTATTTTTTATCCTTGTCTCCATCACCACTTTCTGTCTGGAGACGCATGAGGCCTTCAACATTGACCGCAATGTGACAGAGATCCACCGAGTGGGGAACATCACCAGCGTGCGCTTCCGGAGGGAGGTGGAGACGGAGCCCATCCTGACCTACATCGAGGGGGTCTGCGTCCTTTGGTTCACGCTGGAGTTCCTGGTGCGGATCATCTGCTGTCCAGATACATTGGACTTTGTCAAGAATCTGCTGAACATTATAGACTTTGTGGCCATCCTCCCCTTCTACCTGGAGGTGGGGCTGAGTGGACTCTCCTCCAAGGCAGCCCGGGATGTGCTGGGCTTCTTGCGTGTGGTCCGCTTCGTCCGAATTCTACGCATCTTCAAGCTCACCCGACACTTTGTGGGCCTCCGGGTCTTGGGCCACACTCTCCGCGCCAGCACCAACGAGTTCCTATTGCTGATCATCTTCCTGGCTTTGGGCGTCCTCATCTTCGCCACCATGATCTACTACGCCGAGCGAATCGGGGCCAAGCCGTCCGACCCAAGAGGCAATGACCACACCGACTTCAAGAATATCCCCATTGGCTTCTGGTGGGCTGTGGTCACCATGACGACACTAGGCTATGGAGACATGTACCCCAAGACGTGGTCAGGGATGTTGGTGGGGGCGCTGTGTGCCTTGGCTGGGGTACTCACCATTGCCATGCCTGTCCCTGTCATTGTCAACAACTTTGGCATGTACTACTCCCTTGCCATGGCCAAGCAGAAGCTGcccaagaaaaggaagaagcatGTGCCCCGGCCCCCTCAGCTCGAGTCGCCAGCCTACTGCAAGTCGGAGGAGACATCGCCCCGAGATAGCATCTTCAGTGACTCTAGCCCCCCTGTGGGGGAAGAAGGCATGGTGGAGAGGAAACGGGCAG ATTCCAAACAAAATGGAGATGCAAATGTGGTGCTGTCAGATGAGGAGGGGGCCTGCCTTACCCAGCCCCTGGCCTCGGCCCCTGATGAGCGAAGGGCTATGCGCCGTTCCAGTACCAGGGACAAGAACAAGAAAGCTGCCACCTGTTTTCTGCTCAGTGCTGGAGACTATGCTTGTGCTGATGGCAGTGTCCGAAAAG tttaa
- the KCNC4 gene encoding potassium voltage-gated channel subfamily C member 4 isoform X2, whose product MISSVCVSSYRGRKSGNKPPSKTCLKEEMAKGEASEKIIINVGGTRHETYRSTLRTLPGTRLAWLADPDGGGRQDQDGGGGRAGSSSSCGGGSEFFFDRHPGVFAYVLNYYRTGKLHCPADVCGPLFEEELTFWGIDETDVEPCCWMTYRQHRDAEEALDIFESPDGGPAAGEEAGEDERELALQRLGPHEGGSGAGPGGAGTCKGWQPRMWALFEDPYSSRAARVVAFASLFFILVSITTFCLETHEAFNIDRNVTEIHRVGNITSVRFRREVETEPILTYIEGVCVLWFTLEFLVRIICCPDTLDFVKNLLNIIDFVAILPFYLEVGLSGLSSKAARDVLGFLRVVRFVRILRIFKLTRHFVGLRVLGHTLRASTNEFLLLIIFLALGVLIFATMIYYAERIGAKPSDPRGNDHTDFKNIPIGFWWAVVTMTTLGYGDMYPKTWSGMLVGALCALAGVLTIAMPVPVIVNNFGMYYSLAMAKQKLPKKRKKHVPRPPQLESPAYCKSEETSPRDSIFSDSSPPVGEEGMVERKRADSKQNGDANVVLSDEEGACLTQPLASAPDERRAMRRSSTRDKNKKAATCFLLSAGDYACADGSVRKGCEKSRSLNSIAGAAGTSLGLSPLPSRYSSPYPPRKLLLSHPFHSLTGPTHGHAAP is encoded by the exons ATGATCAGCTCGGTGTGTGTATCCTCCTACCGCGGGCGTAAGTCGGGGAACAAGCCTCCGTCCAAAACATGTCTGAAGGAAGAAATGGCCAAGGGCGAGGCGTCGGAGAAGATCATTATCAACGTGGGCGGCACGCGACATGAGACCTACCGCAGCACCCTGCGGACCCTGCCCGGCACTCGCCTCGCCTGGCTGGCGGACCCCGACGGAGGGGGACGGCAGGATCAGGATGGGGGCGGCGGCCGTGCGGGGAGCAGCAGTAGTTGCGGCGGCGGCAGCGAGTTTTTCTTTGACCGGCACCCGGGCGTCTTTGCCTATGTCCTTAACTACTACCGCACCGGCAAACTGCACTGCCCCGCAGACGTGTGCGGCCCGCTGTTCGAGGAGGAGCTCACCTTCTGGGGCATCGATGAGACCGACGTGGAGCCCTGCTGCTGGATGACCTACCGCCAGCACCGAGATGCCGAGGAGGCGCTGGACATCTTCGAGAGCCCCGACGGCGGCCCCGCAGCCGGGGAGGAGGCCGGAGAGGACGAGCGGGAGCTGGCCCTGCAGAGGCTGGGCCCTCATGAGGGTGGCAGTGGAGCCGGCCCTGGGGGCGCAGGTACCTGCAAAGGATGGCAGCCGCGGATGTGGGCGCTCTTTGAGGATCCCTATTCATCTCGAGCTGCCAGG GTTGTGGCCTTTGCGTCTCTATTTTTTATCCTTGTCTCCATCACCACTTTCTGTCTGGAGACGCATGAGGCCTTCAACATTGACCGCAATGTGACAGAGATCCACCGAGTGGGGAACATCACCAGCGTGCGCTTCCGGAGGGAGGTGGAGACGGAGCCCATCCTGACCTACATCGAGGGGGTCTGCGTCCTTTGGTTCACGCTGGAGTTCCTGGTGCGGATCATCTGCTGTCCAGATACATTGGACTTTGTCAAGAATCTGCTGAACATTATAGACTTTGTGGCCATCCTCCCCTTCTACCTGGAGGTGGGGCTGAGTGGACTCTCCTCCAAGGCAGCCCGGGATGTGCTGGGCTTCTTGCGTGTGGTCCGCTTCGTCCGAATTCTACGCATCTTCAAGCTCACCCGACACTTTGTGGGCCTCCGGGTCTTGGGCCACACTCTCCGCGCCAGCACCAACGAGTTCCTATTGCTGATCATCTTCCTGGCTTTGGGCGTCCTCATCTTCGCCACCATGATCTACTACGCCGAGCGAATCGGGGCCAAGCCGTCCGACCCAAGAGGCAATGACCACACCGACTTCAAGAATATCCCCATTGGCTTCTGGTGGGCTGTGGTCACCATGACGACACTAGGCTATGGAGACATGTACCCCAAGACGTGGTCAGGGATGTTGGTGGGGGCGCTGTGTGCCTTGGCTGGGGTACTCACCATTGCCATGCCTGTCCCTGTCATTGTCAACAACTTTGGCATGTACTACTCCCTTGCCATGGCCAAGCAGAAGCTGcccaagaaaaggaagaagcatGTGCCCCGGCCCCCTCAGCTCGAGTCGCCAGCCTACTGCAAGTCGGAGGAGACATCGCCCCGAGATAGCATCTTCAGTGACTCTAGCCCCCCTGTGGGGGAAGAAGGCATGGTGGAGAGGAAACGGGCAG ATTCCAAACAAAATGGAGATGCAAATGTGGTGCTGTCAGATGAGGAGGGGGCCTGCCTTACCCAGCCCCTGGCCTCGGCCCCTGATGAGCGAAGGGCTATGCGCCGTTCCAGTACCAGGGACAAGAACAAGAAAGCTGCCACCTGTTTTCTGCTCAGTGCTGGAGACTATGCTTGTGCTGATGGCAGTGTCCGAAAAG GCTGCGAAAAGTCCCGAAGCTTAAACAGCATAGCCGGAGCAGCAGGAACAAGTCTGGGGCTCTCTCCACTCCCATCGCGCTACAGCTCACCCTACCCTCCGAGAAAGCTCCTGCTCTCCCACCCCTTCCATTCTCTAACGGGCCCGACCCACGGACATGCTGCTCCTTAA